The following are from one region of the Oreochromis aureus strain Israel breed Guangdong linkage group 1, ZZ_aureus, whole genome shotgun sequence genome:
- the zgc:165481 gene encoding E3 ubiquitin-protein ligase RNF182 → MKDSAAETSGVEEGESHTLGQEHDLKMSCPQTEFEEKESPPPEELECKICYQRYNVHHRKPKILDCLHRVCARCLIKILDIADSAGCISCPFCRHQTEITEQEISALPDDVNIMSHLVMRDKSWNSDQNREVVLTPKSFSSSSPSRDSSNCLVITIMEVQRDSQHSPSQNGSSDVYAEQSLDSVSIGSNGPADQDALSKFCNHVPRILVWLLGFLYFGSLPLGIYLLVIQRVTLGIVCVSLVPSSLTVCLVYGFCQCLCQGMCDCSSRG, encoded by the coding sequence AACATGACTTGAAGATGAGCTGTCCTCAGACTGAGTTTGAGGAGAAGGAAAGTCCTCCTCCGGAGGAGTTAGAGTGTAAAATCTGTTATCAGCGTTACAATGTCCACCACCGGAAGCCTAAAATCCTGGACTGCCTTCACCGGGTCTGCGCCCGTTGTCTCATTAAAATCCTGGATATTGCTGACAGTGCAGGCTGCATCTCCTGCCCCTTTTGCCGACACCAAACTGAGATCACTGAGCAGGAGATTTCAGCCCTGCCTGATGATGTTAACATCATGTCCCACTTGGTGATGCGGGACAAATCCTGGAACTCCGACCAAAACAGGGAGGTGGTCTTGACTCCAAAGAGTTTCTCCTCCTCCAGCCCATCTCGTGACTCATCCAACTGCCTGGTAATCACTATAATGGAGGTGCAGAGGGACTCACAACACTCTCCAAGCCAAAATGGCAGCTCAGATGTTTATGCTGAGCAAAGCCTGGACTCAGTATCTATAGGCTCTAATGGGCCAGCAGATCAGGATGCCTTGTCCAAGTTCTGTAATCATGTCCCACGCATCCTGGTCTGGCTTCTGGGTTTCTTATACTTTGGCTCACTTCCTCTTGGAATCTACTTGCTGGTGATTCAGAGAGTGACTCTGGGCATTGTATGTGTTAGCTTAGTGCCATCAAGTCTGACAGTTTGCCTGGTCTATGGATTCTGCCAGTGCCTTTGTCAAGGCATGTGTGACTGCTCTTCCAGAGGATGA